CAGCCTGGCCAATGAACTCGCCGAGATCGGCGTGATCCTGCTGATGTTTGGCGTCGGGTTGCATTTCTCGCTGCGCGATCTGTTGTCGGTGCGCCGGATCGCCGTGCCCGGCGCGATCGTGCAGATCGCCGTCGCCACTGCGATGGGCATGGGGCTGGCATGGCTGGTCGGCTGGGGACTGCTCGCCGGGTTCGTATTCGGCTTGGCGTTGTCGGTCGCCAGTACGGTGGTGCTGCTGCGCGCGCTGCAGGGGCGCGACATCGTCCAGACCGAGCGCGGCCGCATCGCAGTGGGCTGGCTGATCGTCGAGGACCTGGTGATGGTCCTCGCGCTCGTGCTGCTGCCGGTGCTGGCGGGGATCATGTCGGGCGCCGCCGAATCGGGCAGCGCATCGATCCTCCAGCCGTTGCTCGCGACTTTCCTCAAGGTCGCCGGGTTCATGGCGCTGATGCTGATCGTCGGGCGGCGCGTCATTCCGTGGGCGCTGCAATGGGTGGTGGCGACGGGATCGCGCGAGCTGTTCCGCCTCGCGGTGCTGGCGATCGCGCTGGGCGTGGCGTTCGGCGCGGCGATCGCGTTCGACGTGTCGTTCGCGCTCGGGGCGTTCTTCGCCGGCATGATACTGGGCGAGACCTCGCTCAGCCGCCGCGCGACCGAAGAAACGCTGCCGCTGCGCGATGCATTCGCGGTGCTGTTCTTCGTCTCGGTGGGGATGTTGTTCAATCCGGCGGTGGTGATCCAGCAACCGCTTGCGCTGCTCGGCACCGTGGCGATCATCATCTTCGGCAAGTCGCTGGCCGCCTATCTGATCGTCCACGCCTATGGCTATCCGCGCCAGACCGGGCTGACGGTTGCCGCGAGCCTGGCGCAGATCGGCGAATTCTCGTTCATCCTCGCCAGCCTCGGCACCGAATTGCAGATTCTCCCTGCCGCGGCTCGCGACGTGATCCTGGCGGGCGCGATGATCTCGATCTTCCTCAATCCGTTCCTGTTCTCGCTGACCGCTGGCCGGCACGGCGCCGTCGACGAGCCCGAGCGCGGGCCGATCACCCCTGCCCAGATGCCGGCGGGACATATCATCCTCGTTGGCTATGGCCGGGTCGGGAGCATGATCGGCGCCGAATTCAAGCAGCGCGGCAAGGCGTTCATCGTCATCGAGGACCAGGGCGACGTGGTGCGCCGTGCGCGCGAAGAGGGCGTAACGGTGATCGAAGGCAATGCGCTCGAGGCGCGGACGCTGGTAGCCGCGGGCATCGGCAGCGCGAGCAAGCTGCTCATCGCTATTCCCGCCGGCTTTGAAGGCGGCGCGATCCTCCAGCACGCCCGCATCCTCAACCCCGATCTTCCGGTGATCGCGCGCGCGCACTCGCAGGATGAAGTGGATTATCTCACGCGCGTTGGCGTCGACCATGTGGTCATGGGCGAACGCGAACTCGCCAACCGGATGATGAAGCTCTCCGCCACGATGGCGCCCGCGAGCAACGTATCGGACGCGCCCGGAGCCATTGTCACACCAACGTAACGAAACAGTCTCCAAAGATTCTCCGTTCTCCAACACTCCCGTCACGCAGCCCGCCTAGCGCGGCGCTGCGGCCGACGGGGGTTAAGCCGAGTCGATCCCGCACAAGTTTCGAACCCGCGCACACCGGCATTCCGCCGGAACGGAGATCTTATGGTCAGCATTAACCGCCTTAGCCTTGTCCTCTTGACGAGCTGCGCCGCGCTCAGCCTCGCAGCATGCGATGGCGCGAGCAGCGTCGCTTCTCCCGGCGAAGGCGCGTTTCCGCCGGCCCCGGCACCCACGCCGACTCCGACCGTAAGCCCGACCCCGACGCCCACTCCCGGAACGCCCGCAGCTTCGTGCCCGACCGGCACCGGCCAGGCGCTCACCGATGTCGGCACGATCGGCGCGTATCGCATCTGCCGCTTGCCGACGCTGGTCAGCAATCTGACCCTGCCGAGCAAGGCTGCCGCTCCGGGCGTCGCTTATGAGATCAACGGCCGCGTCGATGTCGGCACCGATCGCGGTTCGCAGGGCCTGATCGGCTCGGCCGGCTCGCTGACGATCGGCGCAGGCGCGGTGCTGTTCGCCAACACCACCAACGCCGACAACGACTTCCTGATCGTCAACCGCGGCTCGACGATCAATGCGCAAGGCACCGCCACCGCGCCGATCATCTTCACCGCGCAGCAGAACCTTGCCGGCACCACCACGGACGAGAGCCAGGGCCTGTGGGGCGGCGTGATCCTCGCCGGCCGTTCGCCGGTCGCCAACTGCATCGCTGGCGCCAATGACGCCGCGGGAACCAGCACGACCTGCGAGAGCGTCGTCGAAGGCACCGGCAACGCATTGTACGGCGGCAACGCGCCTGGCGACACGTCGGGCGTCTTCCAGTACGTCCAGATCCGCTATTCGGGCACCGTCATCAGCCCGAACAACGAGCTTCAGGGCCTGACGCTCGCCGGCGTCGGCACCGGCACCACGATCGATCACGTCCAGGTCCACAACAGCTCGGACGACGGCATCGAAGTGTTCGGCGGCACCGCGCAGGCACGCCATCTGGTCATCACCGGCGCAGATGACGACGGCTTCGATTTCGATGTGGGTTGGCGCGGCCTCGTCCAGTTCCTGATCACTGCGCAGAAGCCGGGCCTGACCACCACCGACACCTACTCGCTGGAAATCGACTCGAGCTTCGCTCCGGCCACCGGCGCCAACCCCGAAGACGCGCTGCCGCGCACCTTCGGCCGCATTGCCAACGCGACGCTGATCCAGACCAACACCAGCACCAGCAACCCGCTGGCGGCGATCCGCTTGCGCGGCTCGGCCGACCTGACGCTGGTCAACTCGATCCTCTTCACGCCGGGCAACTGCCTGGTTACCGAAGCCGGCACTGCCGACCGCGGCACCATCCGCGCCGCTAACGCCGCGCTGCAGGACCAGGGCCCGCCGCGCTTCAACTCGATCTACTTCGCCTGCGGCACTGCGCTGAGCCGTGAGAACGCCGTCAACGGCCAGACGATCACCAACGCCGAACAGGCTGCGCTCTTCACCGACGCACCGAGCACGGGCAACGTGACCAACGGCACGGCGGCGAACGCGCTGACCAACGGCTTCTACCCCGGCACCGGCGCCGCGGCAGTGACGCCGTTCAACGCCTCGACGCTCAATCCGTCGGGTTCGGCATTCCTGATCAACACCGCGTACATCGGCGCGGTCAGCGGCCCGACCGACACCTGGTTCCAGGGTTGGACCTGCAATTCCAACCGGGCGACCTTCGGCACGACCAGTGGCAACTGCACTGCCTTCTAAGACTGGGACTGCGGGCAGCGGGGACGGCGGCATGGCCGTCGTCCCCGGGCCTTTTTCCATGCCGATACCCAAACAGCGGATACCCCGATGAAGAATCAGCTCGCCTTCGCCAGCCTCCTGGCCATTACGACGTGCCTCGTTGCGCCGGCCGCGCTCGCGCAGACGGCTGACGCCTCGCCCCAGGCCGCCAGCCCGCCGCCGGCGGCGCAGGCAGCACCCGAGACTTCGCAGGACACCGGCCAGCCGGAGCAGCAGGAAGTCGAGATTTCGACTCCGGGCGCCGGCGGCGAGGAATATGGCGACATCGTCGTCATCGGCCGCAACATTCCCAATGTGGTGCGCAGCACGCCGCAAGTGGTTTCGGTGCTCTCCGCCGAAGACATTGCGCGGACCGGCGAAGGCGACATCGCCGGCGCGCTCCAGCGCGTCACCGGCCTCAGCGTGGTCGGCAACGGTTATGTCTATGTCCGCGGCCTGGGCGACCGCTATTCGCTGTCGCTGCTCAACGGCCTGCCGCTGCCGAGCCCCGAGCCGCTGCGCCGCGTGGTGCCGCTCGACATCTTCCCGACCAGCGTGATCGGATCGTCGCTGGTCCAGAAGACCTTCTCGGCCAATTATCCCGGCGAATTCGGCGGCGGCGTGATCAACCTCACGACCAAGGCGGTGCCGGACAAGGCGTTCCTCGCGATCGGTGCCTCGGTCGGCTTCGACATGGAGACGACCAGCGAGCTCGGCTACACCTATGACGGCGGCAAGCACGACTGGCTCGGCTATGACTCTGGTACGCGTAACACGCCCGACTTCATCCTCCAAGCCGGCGCCGATCGTACGACGATCCCGACCAGCCAGGCGATCAATCTGACCAACGCCGAGACGACGGTCCTCTTCGAGAATTATCACATTCCGCCCAATTTCTCGGGCGAGCTCAGCATGGGTGCGTCGACCGATGTCGGCGGCGCCCGGCTCGGCGTGATTGCCGGCGGCGGGATCAGCAACACCTGGCGCACCCGCGATGCGGTCGCAGGCGTCCGCAGCATCCCCTCGACCACGTTTCGCCGGGTCACCACGGATCACCGCGCGCTGGTCAACGGCCTGCTCGGCTTCGGCGCTGAATTCGGCGAGCACCGCATCCGGCTGACCAACCTCTACATCCACGACACGCTCAAGCAGGGCCGCCTGGGCGCCGGCACCGCGGAGAATTTCGAATCGCCGATCGACGGCAAGGCGCCGGTGATGGAGCAGAACACCAACTGGTTCGAACGCCAGCTGTTCACCAGCCAGTTCGTCGGCGAGTTCGATTTCGGCGATCTCGATATCGATGTGCGCGGCGCCTATGCCAACACCAAGCGCAAGTCGCCGTACGAGCGCGCGTTCCGCTATCTCTACGACGCGGGGATCAAGGATTATCGCAACACGCTGAACGGCGGCTCCTATGCCACCGTCGCGTTCAGCGACCTCAACGAGGATCTGTGGGCGGGCGGCATCGACTTCGCCTATGACCTCAACCTGGGCCGGCCGTTCAGCCTGCAGGCGGGCTATGCCTATCAGGACACCGATCGCTCGTCGTACCGCTATACGTTCGACTATGTGATGCCGGGCGGCGCGGCGCTGCCCGATCCCTATTCGCAGATGCGCCCGGACTTCCTGCTCTCGGACTATACGCTGCAGACCAACGGCATTGTGCTGCGGCCGTCGACGACCAGCCAGGGCGCGCGCGCCTATGACGCCGCGCTGACGACGCATGCCGGCTATGTCCAGCTCGAAGGCGAGCTTACCGACGGTATTCGGATGACTGCCGGCGTGCGCTACGAGACTGCCGACCAGAGCGTGGTGCCGACCGACAACCTGCCCGCAACGGTGCTCAGCAACGGCTATTGGCTGCCCGCGGCGACGCTGACCTGGAACTTCGCGGCGGACATGCAGTGGCGCCTAAATGCGTCGAAGACGATCGCCCGCCCGCAGTTCCGCGAGCTCGCGCCGCAGCAGTATCTCGACTTCGACTCGGATCGCGTCTTCTACGGCAACCCGTTCCTCACCGACTCCAAGCTGACCAACCTCGAAGCGCGCTACGAATGGTTCTTCGGCAAGGACCAGCGCATCACCGCGGCGGGCTTCTTCAAGAAGATCGAGGATCCGATCGAGACGGTGAGCTTCCAAGTGGCGGGCAGCAACACCACCCAGATCAACTTCGCCAACGCGCCCGAAGCGCAGCTGTATGGCGGCGAAATCGAGCTCCAGAAGTACGTTCCGCTCGATTTCATCAACAACGAGCTGTTCACGACGCGCCGCCTCGTCCTCATCGCCAACTACACCTACACCCACTCCGAAGTGTTCGCCGGCAACGAGCTGATCCGCGATCCGATCAACCCGGCCTCGGTGACGCGCCCGGCCAACCAGGTGTTCGTCTCGGGCCTGCCGCTGGTCGGCCAGTCGGACCATCTGGTGAACCTGCAGCTCGGCATCGAGGACACCACCAAGCTTTCGCAGCTGACCTTCCTGTTCAACTATGCCAGCGACCGTATCGTCGCGCGCGGCCTGTTGTCGGGCGGTGGCCTGCCGCCGATCGTCGAGAAGCCGGGCGTGCGCCTCGACTTCGTGCTGCGCCAGGGCTTCAACGTGCTGGGCGGCGAGTGGGAGCTCAAGCTTGAGGGCCGCAACCTCACCGGCACGCGATTCGTCGAGTTCCAGGATTATGGTGGCACTACCGGTATCGCCGACACGAACACCTATGATCTCGGCCGTACCTTCTCGATCGGGCTCAGCACCCGGTTCTGATCCGCGGACAAGGGGGAGCGGGCTCCGGCAGGGCAAATGCCCGCCGGGGCCCTTTCTGCGTCACCAGCCCCAGGGCCGCTCGCGATACCATTGGGTGATGACGTATTTCGTCCCCGCGCGGACTTTCATCGCGTGGTGGATGGTGGAGGGGTTGGGCGTGCCGTTGGCGCGCAGGTTGTTCCAGGCGAGCACCTTGCCGGCTTCGGGATCGACCATCTTGTCGATCGCCTTGAAGCGCGTCACGCCGCCGGCCTCGACTTCGTTCAGATAGAGCATCACCGTCCAGGTGCGCTGGCCCGAGACGCTGCAATATCTCTCATAGTCCGCGCCCGACGGCTCGAAATAATCGGTGTGCGCCTTGAACTCCTGGCCCACTTCGTAGCGCTGGCCCTGCATCGGTTCGCCATGCGCAGGATCGATCCCGGTGAGCGCGGTGATGCGGCGCTTGAGCTCCATCACCATCGCATCGTTCGGATCGAGGTCGCAGGTCTCGCTGGTGCGGAAGGCATAGTCGCCATTCGCGTCGGCGATCGTCGACGGGCGCCGCTTGGCGTCGATCTGGAGCATCAGCAGCTGGCAGAGCTCGGGCTCGAGGAACCTCTTGCCGATGAACATCGCGACCTTGAGGTTCGGCACGCGCTGGATGCCGGGCTGGCGCGTCATGTGCTCGATCACCGGCTCGGACGGATGCCCGGCACCGAAGTTGGGCACGGCGGACGGCGTGTTGGCGAGAGTCTGCATTGTGCCGATTCTGCCAAATCGCGCCGCATTTCGCCAGTGCCGCGTGCCAAACGTACGGGCGTCACAAAAGCGCAAGCAAGCCGTCACATTGCGCGGGCAGGCGGGATGCTATGGTCCTCGACACCCAGTTCGAAGCCGAAGTGCCGCCGGTCCCGGAGCGCGATCTGCTGGACGGACTCGGCGTGCCTGCGCGGCTACGGGTGGCGATCGAGCGTGCCGCGGGGCGGCTGACCGGTCTGATTGCCATCACCGGACCCGATGCCGAGGCGACCGCGGCGGCGCTGCACCGGCAATATGGCATAACGCTCGGCGGGGCGATCGCCGACCGGATCGCCGCCAATCGCGTGGTCGAAGCGGCGGATCACGGACTGGTGCTCGGCTGGTTCGACAGCGGCGACGCAGTGGGCACACTGCTGACATTACGGCGGCTGGCCAATGACCGGTTCGCGCTGGCCGCCGCGCTGCGGCTGGTGATCGCGCAGCGAATCGCGCCGGGGCTGTGCCGCGACTGCCGCCGGCCGGTGCAGGCGTTCGGATCGCGTGCCGCGCTGCTCGGGCTCGAT
This genomic stretch from Sphingomonas sp. LM7 harbors:
- a CDS encoding TonB-dependent receptor domain-containing protein, with the translated sequence MKNQLAFASLLAITTCLVAPAALAQTADASPQAASPPPAAQAAPETSQDTGQPEQQEVEISTPGAGGEEYGDIVVIGRNIPNVVRSTPQVVSVLSAEDIARTGEGDIAGALQRVTGLSVVGNGYVYVRGLGDRYSLSLLNGLPLPSPEPLRRVVPLDIFPTSVIGSSLVQKTFSANYPGEFGGGVINLTTKAVPDKAFLAIGASVGFDMETTSELGYTYDGGKHDWLGYDSGTRNTPDFILQAGADRTTIPTSQAINLTNAETTVLFENYHIPPNFSGELSMGASTDVGGARLGVIAGGGISNTWRTRDAVAGVRSIPSTTFRRVTTDHRALVNGLLGFGAEFGEHRIRLTNLYIHDTLKQGRLGAGTAENFESPIDGKAPVMEQNTNWFERQLFTSQFVGEFDFGDLDIDVRGAYANTKRKSPYERAFRYLYDAGIKDYRNTLNGGSYATVAFSDLNEDLWAGGIDFAYDLNLGRPFSLQAGYAYQDTDRSSYRYTFDYVMPGGAALPDPYSQMRPDFLLSDYTLQTNGIVLRPSTTSQGARAYDAALTTHAGYVQLEGELTDGIRMTAGVRYETADQSVVPTDNLPATVLSNGYWLPAATLTWNFAADMQWRLNASKTIARPQFRELAPQQYLDFDSDRVFYGNPFLTDSKLTNLEARYEWFFGKDQRITAAGFFKKIEDPIETVSFQVAGSNTTQINFANAPEAQLYGGEIELQKYVPLDFINNELFTTRRLVLIANYTYTHSEVFAGNELIRDPINPASVTRPANQVFVSGLPLVGQSDHLVNLQLGIEDTTKLSQLTFLFNYASDRIVARGLLSGGGLPPIVEKPGVRLDFVLRQGFNVLGGEWELKLEGRNLTGTRFVEFQDYGGTTGIADTNTYDLGRTFSIGLSTRF
- the ybaL gene encoding YbaL family putative K(+) efflux transporter translates to MLHHTPLIATIVAGLVVAFVMGAIAHRLKVSPIAGYLLAGVMVGPFTPGFVANASLANELAEIGVILLMFGVGLHFSLRDLLSVRRIAVPGAIVQIAVATAMGMGLAWLVGWGLLAGFVFGLALSVASTVVLLRALQGRDIVQTERGRIAVGWLIVEDLVMVLALVLLPVLAGIMSGAAESGSASILQPLLATFLKVAGFMALMLIVGRRVIPWALQWVVATGSRELFRLAVLAIALGVAFGAAIAFDVSFALGAFFAGMILGETSLSRRATEETLPLRDAFAVLFFVSVGMLFNPAVVIQQPLALLGTVAIIIFGKSLAAYLIVHAYGYPRQTGLTVAASLAQIGEFSFILASLGTELQILPAAARDVILAGAMISIFLNPFLFSLTAGRHGAVDEPERGPITPAQMPAGHIILVGYGRVGSMIGAEFKQRGKAFIVIEDQGDVVRRAREEGVTVIEGNALEARTLVAAGIGSASKLLIAIPAGFEGGAILQHARILNPDLPVIARAHSQDEVDYLTRVGVDHVVMGERELANRMMKLSATMAPASNVSDAPGAIVTPT
- a CDS encoding 2OG-Fe(II) oxygenase; this translates as MQTLANTPSAVPNFGAGHPSEPVIEHMTRQPGIQRVPNLKVAMFIGKRFLEPELCQLLMLQIDAKRRPSTIADANGDYAFRTSETCDLDPNDAMVMELKRRITALTGIDPAHGEPMQGQRYEVGQEFKAHTDYFEPSGADYERYCSVSGQRTWTVMLYLNEVEAGGVTRFKAIDKMVDPEAGKVLAWNNLRANGTPNPSTIHHAMKVRAGTKYVITQWYRERPWGW